One window of Chryseobacterium indologenes genomic DNA carries:
- a CDS encoding DUF2147 domain-containing protein, giving the protein MKKILLTFALSLCGVLTFAQIEGKWKTIDDETKQAKSIVEVFKKSDGKYYGKVSQLLIKPADPNCTLCKDDRKGKPIVGLEIIRGLKKDGDEFTGGTITDPKTGKTYKCTITRSGDKLNVRGYLGLSLLGRTQVWEKMN; this is encoded by the coding sequence ATGAAAAAAATATTGTTAACGTTCGCGCTTTCTCTATGTGGTGTACTTACATTTGCACAGATAGAAGGCAAGTGGAAAACAATAGATGATGAGACAAAACAGGCAAAATCTATTGTTGAAGTATTCAAAAAGTCAGACGGGAAATATTATGGGAAAGTTTCTCAGTTATTAATAAAACCAGCTGATCCCAACTGTACACTTTGTAAAGATGACAGAAAGGGGAAGCCAATTGTAGGATTGGAGATCATCAGAGGATTGAAAAAAGACGGTGATGAGTTTACCGGAGGAACAATTACAGACCCTAAAACGGGGAAAACTTACAAGTGTACCATTACAAGAAGCGGAGATAAGCTGAACGTAAGAGGTTACTTAGGATTATCTCTATTAGGAAGAACCCAGGTTTGGGAAAAAATGAATTAA
- a CDS encoding LTA synthase family protein — protein MKFLKGFRKQEVLALVYRIFLAYVFYQIARLLFWYFNKDLIKVDSVSEYIKLAFHGTAFDTTAILYVNALFILLSLLPLVINTKKIFQKILFWLYFITNGIAYAMNFGDFIYYKFAQARLTSAVFQVAEHESNVSQTLMISVGEHPFVLIWFIVLMGLWVFLYKRVKVEEAKPLKLVPYFITSIVTLCITAVLVVGGIRGDFKHSTRPINMVDATRFVTNPLQGNMVLNSTFSFFRTLNTNNFKEVHFVDEKYIEENVQPYKVYDRKVDNRPNIVIFIVESFGREYSGAFNKDKNIKDYVSYTPFMDSLAGQSLIFPNTFANGRQSIHGMSSVLAGIPSLTDAFTGSPYSNQKIQSIVSVCNDLGYDTSFYHGAPNGSMGFLGFGNILGFKHYFGKTEYNHDEDFDGMWAIWDEPFLQYFAKNVGKKQPFMTTVFTASSHHPFKIPEKYNGKFKKGKIEIHEPIQYTDYAIKQYFETAKKQPWYNNTIFVFTGDHTNQVYYPEYERAMNRYAVPLVFYSPNPAYQLKGVSQEIAQQADIYPTLADLIGYNKPIRSWGRSLVSEKKYPFIVVNSDGSTDQFMIGNYIYRFDGKEIIGVYDKSDLSLEKNILNEAKNAEVEQGKKTAKAWYQDYMDRVINRKLY, from the coding sequence ATGAAATTTTTAAAAGGATTTAGAAAACAGGAAGTTCTGGCATTAGTTTACAGGATTTTTTTAGCCTATGTTTTTTATCAGATTGCCAGGCTTTTATTCTGGTATTTTAATAAAGATCTGATTAAAGTTGACTCTGTTTCAGAATACATAAAGCTGGCCTTCCATGGTACAGCTTTCGATACCACTGCTATTTTATACGTCAATGCATTATTTATACTTCTTAGTTTATTGCCTTTGGTGATTAATACAAAAAAAATCTTTCAGAAAATACTTTTCTGGCTGTATTTTATCACGAACGGGATCGCTTATGCGATGAATTTCGGGGATTTTATTTACTATAAATTTGCACAGGCAAGGCTTACCTCTGCCGTATTTCAGGTGGCTGAACATGAGTCCAACGTCTCTCAAACGCTGATGATCTCTGTGGGAGAGCATCCTTTTGTGCTGATTTGGTTTATTGTTTTAATGGGATTGTGGGTTTTCCTTTACAAAAGAGTAAAAGTGGAGGAGGCGAAGCCTTTGAAATTAGTTCCTTATTTTATTACTTCCATTGTTACGTTGTGTATCACTGCGGTATTGGTTGTAGGAGGAATAAGAGGAGATTTCAAACACAGTACAAGGCCTATTAATATGGTAGATGCTACCCGTTTTGTTACCAATCCACTGCAGGGAAATATGGTGCTCAACAGTACATTTTCCTTTTTCAGGACTTTAAATACCAATAATTTTAAGGAAGTTCATTTCGTAGATGAAAAATATATTGAAGAAAATGTACAGCCTTATAAAGTATATGACAGAAAAGTGGATAACCGTCCCAATATTGTTATTTTCATTGTAGAATCTTTTGGAAGAGAATATTCCGGAGCGTTCAATAAAGATAAAAATATTAAAGATTACGTTTCTTACACTCCGTTTATGGACAGCCTGGCTGGCCAGAGTTTGATATTCCCCAATACTTTTGCGAATGGAAGACAGTCAATTCATGGGATGAGCAGCGTATTGGCCGGAATTCCGAGTCTTACGGATGCATTTACTGGATCACCTTATTCCAACCAGAAAATTCAGTCTATTGTGTCTGTTTGTAATGATCTTGGATATGATACTTCTTTTTATCACGGGGCCCCGAATGGTTCCATGGGCTTCCTTGGATTTGGAAATATTTTAGGCTTTAAACACTATTTCGGAAAAACAGAATACAACCATGATGAAGATTTCGATGGAATGTGGGCCATATGGGATGAACCTTTCCTTCAGTATTTTGCTAAGAATGTAGGAAAGAAGCAACCTTTTATGACTACCGTATTTACGGCATCATCACATCACCCTTTTAAAATTCCTGAAAAATATAACGGTAAATTTAAAAAAGGAAAGATTGAAATCCATGAGCCGATACAGTATACGGATTATGCCATTAAACAATATTTTGAAACGGCTAAAAAGCAGCCTTGGTATAACAATACCATCTTTGTTTTCACCGGAGATCATACCAATCAGGTGTATTATCCGGAGTACGAAAGAGCGATGAACCGTTATGCCGTTCCATTGGTTTTCTATTCTCCGAATCCTGCTTATCAGTTGAAAGGTGTAAGCCAGGAGATCGCACAACAGGCAGACATATATCCTACATTGGCTGATCTTATCGGGTATAACAAACCTATCAGAAGCTGGGGAAGAAGTCTGGTAAGTGAAAAAAAGTATCCTTTTATCGTTGTAAATTCAGATGGAAGTACGGATCAGTTTATGATCGGGAATTACATTTATCGCTTTGACGGAAAAGAAATTATCGGTGTGTATGATAAATCTGACCTGAGTCTTGAAAAAAATATACTCAATGAGGCTAAAAATGCTGAAGTAGAGCAGGGGAAGAAAACCGCAAAAGCATGGTATCAGGACTATATGGATAGAGTGATTAACAGGAAGCTTTATTAA
- a CDS encoding CDP-alcohol phosphatidyltransferase family protein, whose translation MNFIKNNLANALTLANLFAGCVGAIHLILGDYQTTAICLILSAIFDFFDGFVARALKSNSNLGLQLDSLADMVSFGVIPGLTMYKALEPFGAELLGIHFPFEIKYLGLIVTVFSCLRLAIFNLDEEQRYYFKGLNTPTNTVLLFGLYYAFKETGTFSFLFDNELLLILLTLLTSWFLISPIKMMAMKFKSKQLKDNYPKVVLLVGGIAILALFQVVGIPMLVIYYILVSLVFQRQLK comes from the coding sequence ATGAATTTTATAAAGAATAATCTGGCCAACGCCTTAACCCTGGCTAACTTATTTGCAGGCTGTGTAGGAGCAATACATCTAATTTTAGGAGATTATCAGACTACGGCAATCTGTCTTATTCTCTCTGCTATTTTCGATTTTTTCGACGGCTTTGTAGCCAGAGCTTTAAAATCAAATTCCAATCTGGGACTTCAGCTGGATTCTCTTGCGGATATGGTAAGCTTTGGTGTCATTCCGGGACTTACTATGTATAAAGCTCTTGAACCGTTTGGTGCTGAGCTTCTTGGGATTCACTTTCCGTTTGAAATTAAATATCTCGGATTGATCGTTACGGTGTTTTCCTGCCTGAGACTTGCTATCTTTAACCTTGATGAAGAGCAGCGTTATTATTTCAAAGGATTGAATACGCCAACCAACACTGTTTTATTGTTTGGTCTTTATTATGCTTTTAAAGAAACCGGAACTTTTAGCTTTTTGTTCGATAATGAACTCTTGCTGATCTTGCTGACGCTTCTTACGTCATGGTTTCTGATCAGCCCGATAAAGATGATGGCTATGAAATTCAAATCCAAACAATTAAAAGACAATTATCCTAAAGTTGTATTACTGGTAGGAGGTATTGCTATTCTTGCCCTATTTCAGGTGGTAGGAATTCCGATGCTTGTTATTTATTATATATTGGTGTCTCTTGTTTTTCAGAGACAGTTAAAATAG
- a CDS encoding 3'-5' exonuclease produces MNLKLYKPLCIFDLETTGTNIGKDRIVEICILKVNPDASRESKTWRVNPEMLIPKESSEIHGIYDEDVKDAPTFRDIASKIMEMITGSDLGGFNSNRFDVPLLAEELLRVGMDFDLSKFRLVDAQTIFHKKEPRNLGAAYQFYCGKTLENAHSAEADVMATFEVLDAQVGKYDDIPNEIAPLSEFTFHNKNADLAGFIGYNEKMEEVFNFGKYKGQGVKAVFQKDLGYFGWLQNADFPLYTKKIFTKIQLSSRF; encoded by the coding sequence ATGAATTTAAAACTCTATAAACCACTTTGTATTTTTGACCTTGAAACAACAGGAACCAACATCGGAAAAGACAGAATTGTTGAAATCTGCATCTTAAAAGTAAATCCTGATGCTTCCAGAGAAAGCAAAACATGGCGTGTCAACCCGGAAATGCTTATTCCTAAAGAAAGCAGTGAGATCCACGGAATTTATGATGAGGATGTAAAAGATGCACCTACCTTCAGAGATATTGCTTCTAAAATTATGGAAATGATTACCGGAAGTGATCTTGGAGGATTTAATTCCAACAGATTTGATGTTCCGCTTTTGGCTGAAGAGCTTTTAAGAGTAGGAATGGATTTTGATCTGAGTAAATTCAGATTGGTAGATGCACAGACTATTTTCCATAAGAAAGAACCTAGAAATTTAGGAGCGGCTTACCAGTTTTACTGCGGTAAAACACTGGAAAACGCCCATTCTGCAGAGGCTGATGTAATGGCAACCTTTGAGGTTCTGGATGCACAAGTAGGAAAATATGATGATATCCCGAATGAAATTGCGCCATTAAGTGAATTTACATTCCATAATAAGAATGCAGATCTTGCCGGATTTATCGGATATAATGAAAAAATGGAAGAAGTTTTCAACTTTGGAAAATATAAAGGCCAGGGTGTGAAAGCAGTGTTTCAAAAAGATTTAGGATATTTCGGATGGCTTCAGAATGCTGACTTTCCGTTGTATACGAAGAAAATTTTCACAAAAATTCAACTCTCAAGCAGATTTTAA
- a CDS encoding pyruvate dehydrogenase complex E1 component subunit beta codes for MAEYTFREVIAQAMSEEMRKDESIFLMGEEVAEYNGAYKASKGMLDEFGPKRVIDTPIAELGFTGIAVGAAMNGNRPIVEYMTFNFSLVGIDQIINNAAKIRQMSGGQWNCPIVFRGPTASAGQLGATHSQAFENWFANIPGLKVVVPSNPYDAKGLLKTAIQDNDPVIFMESEQMYGDKMEIPEEEYYLPLGKADIKREGTDVTLVSFGKIMKLALQAAEDMAKEGISVEVIDLRTVRPLDFDTILASVKKTNRLVILEEAWPFASISSEITYMVQQKAFDYLDAPIKRITTPDAPAPYSAALFAEWFPKLEKVKEEIKKAMYVK; via the coding sequence ATGGCAGAATATACTTTTCGTGAGGTAATTGCACAGGCAATGAGCGAGGAAATGCGTAAAGACGAATCCATCTTTTTAATGGGGGAGGAAGTTGCAGAATACAATGGTGCTTATAAAGCTTCAAAAGGAATGCTGGATGAGTTTGGTCCTAAAAGAGTAATCGATACCCCAATTGCAGAACTTGGTTTTACGGGAATTGCTGTTGGTGCTGCGATGAATGGTAACAGACCAATTGTAGAGTATATGACCTTCAATTTCTCATTGGTAGGAATTGATCAGATTATCAATAATGCTGCAAAAATCCGCCAGATGAGTGGTGGTCAATGGAACTGTCCGATTGTTTTCCGTGGACCTACAGCTTCTGCAGGACAATTGGGAGCTACCCATTCTCAGGCTTTTGAGAACTGGTTTGCCAACATTCCTGGCCTTAAAGTAGTGGTTCCTTCAAATCCTTACGATGCGAAAGGGTTGTTGAAAACAGCAATTCAGGATAATGATCCGGTTATTTTCATGGAATCTGAGCAGATGTATGGAGATAAAATGGAAATTCCTGAAGAAGAATACTACTTACCATTAGGAAAAGCAGATATCAAGAGAGAAGGTACAGACGTTACTTTGGTTTCTTTTGGTAAAATCATGAAGCTGGCTTTACAGGCTGCTGAAGATATGGCTAAAGAAGGAATCTCTGTAGAAGTTATTGACCTTAGAACAGTTCGTCCTCTTGATTTTGATACTATTCTGGCATCAGTGAAGAAAACAAACAGATTGGTTATTTTGGAAGAGGCTTGGCCATTTGCGTCTATATCTTCTGAAATTACTTATATGGTACAGCAAAAAGCATTCGACTATTTAGATGCTCCTATCAAGAGAATTACAACTCCTGATGCACCTGCACCTTACTCTGCAGCATTATTTGCAGAATGGTTCCCTAAACTTGAAAAAGTAAAAGAGGAAATTAAAAAAGCGATGTACGTAAAATAG